In Phoenix dactylifera cultivar Barhee BC4 chromosome 11, palm_55x_up_171113_PBpolish2nd_filt_p, whole genome shotgun sequence, the following are encoded in one genomic region:
- the LOC103706804 gene encoding potassium transporter 25-like, translating to MATPRPDFSQDSEVHMDTWKHTLLLSFQSLGVIYGHLSIGPLYVFYTVAQHGVVSEENLYGLMSFIFWTMTLIPLIKYVLVVLRADDNGEGGTFALYSLLCRHAKVGLLPNNKGDDHELLAYEMGSFYKSSLGSKAKRAIENNKSSHYLMLLMALLGSCMIIGNGVLVPAISVLSASINLEKSLASISFKYMSVSISCPILVGLFVLQHYGTHKIGFLFAPVMVVWLLFISGVGVYNIFHWNTDIIRALSPEYMYKFIKSKDIKSWRSLGGILLCIAGSEAMFADLGHFSKRSIKIAFGLLVYPSLIFCYMGQTAFISKNWNPTREAYVTHLGASVPGKLHHFYAWLSLLASVVGSQATITATFSIINQCQAFGCFPKVKVVRTSDKIHGQVYIPDINWILMVLCLILTIATKNVAPIGNATGLAIITSMLITTCFMSLIISLYWNRPRLSAFFLIFFGSIEVTYFLACVLNFHWSECLLFVPIQITLLIMLSWHYGTMKKHEFDLHNKVSIEWLTNLGPSLGVARVPGMGFIYTDVTSGIPAFFSHFVTNLPAFHQVLIFASFKSVPVPYVPPSMRYIIGRLGPKDYRVYRCIVRCGYLDRIRDIDDTEDEIICGIGEFISMDNGNSETLSSPEDKLIVTGSLKQEGNGCITQDATDSTTCSPNSVDIEYPTINSEQLQIGQPTGRTKKVRFVLPPESPQMTSSVREELQELVDAREHGMTYILGHSHISSHKGSNFLKRFTIKVYSFLVKNSQEHTVVLNIPNAAYVEVGMTYSI from the exons ATGGCCACCCCACGCCCGGATTTCTCGCAGGACTCAGAG GTACATATGGATACGTGGAAGCACACACTGCTGCTATCGTTTCAAAGCCTTGGTGTAATTTATGGTCATCTGAGCATTGGTCCCCTATATGTGTTCTATACTGTTGCTCAACATGGTGTAGTATCTGAGGAGAACTTATATGGACTCATGTCCTTCATATTTTGGACTATGACTTTAATACCTTTGATTAAATATGTCCTTGTAGTTTTAAGGGCTGATGACAATGGAGAAG GTGGGACATTTGCTTTGTACTCACTCTTGTGTAGGCATGCCAAAGTTGGCCTGCTCCCTAATAATAAGGGTGATGATCATGAACTTCTTGCTTATGAAATGGGAAGCTTTTACAAGAGTAGTCTTGGATCCAAGGCTAAAAGGGCCATTGAAAATAATAAGAGTAGTCACTATCTGATGCTGCTCATGGCCTTGCTCGGCTCTTGCATGATCATTGGCAATGGAGTTCTAGTTCCAGCTATCTCTG TGTTATCAGCTTCAATAAATCTGGAGAAATCTTTGgcatcaatttctttcaaat ATATGTCCGTCAGCATTTCATGTCCCATTTTGGTAGGCCTCTTCGTGTTGCAACATTATGGGACACATAAAATTGGTTTTTTGTTCGCACCTGTAATGGTTGTGTGGCTTCTCTTCATCAGTGGAGTTGGTGTTTATAACATCTTTCACTGGAACACTGACATAATACGTGCTCTTTCACCTGAATACATGTACAAGTTTATAAAAAGTAAAGACATAAAAAGCTGGAGGTCATTAGGTGGTATCCTTTTATGTATAGCAG GGTCTGAGGCAATGTTTGCTGATCTGGGTCATTTCTCTAAAAGGTCAATCAAG ATTGCTTTTGGGCTTCTGGTATATCCTTCCCTTATATTCTGTTACATGGGTCAGACTGCATTCATATCTAAGAATTGGAATCCTACTAGAGAAGCATATGTTACTCACCTTGGAGCATCTGTACCTG GAAAACTTCATCACTTTTATGCATGGCTATCTCTGCTAGCTTCTGTTGTAGGAAGCCAAGCAACTATTACGGCTACCTTTTCAATTATAAATCAGTGCCAGGCTTTTGGTTGTTTTCCCAAAGTGAAAGTTGTTCGCACCTCTGATAAGATACATGGGCAGGTGTACATTCCAGACATCAACTGGATTTTAATGGTCCTTTGCCTCATTTTAACTATAGCCACCAAAAATGTTGCCCCTATTGGCAATGCTACTG GCCTTGCTATAATTACAAGTATGCTGATAACAACCTGCTTCATGTCACTGATCATTTCTCTATATTGGAATAGGCCACGGCTGTCAGcattttttctgattttctttggGTCTATTGAGGTTACATATTTCTTGGCTTGTGTTCTAAATTTTCATTGGAGCGAGTGCTTACTCTTCGTGCCTATACAGATAACCTTGTTAATTATgctgtcatggcactatggcaCCATGAAGAAGCATGAATTTGATTTGCACAATAAAGTTTCTATTGAATGGCTGACAAATCTAGGCCCAAGCCTCGGAGTTGCCCGAGTTCCTGGCATGGGGTTTATCTATACTGATGTAACCTCCGGAATTCCAGCTTTCTTCTCCCACTTTGTTACCAATCTTCCTGCTTTCCATCAAGTGCTTATCTTTGCATCCTTTAAATCAGTGCCAGTGCCATATGTTCCACCAAGCATGCGGTATATCATTGGAAGGCTGGGGCCAAAGGATTACAGGGTATATAGGTGCATTGTAAGATGTGGGTATCTTGATAGGATAAGAGACATAGATGACACTGAGGATGAAATTATTTGCGGGATCGGTGAGTTCATCTCAATGGACAATGGAAATTCTGAGACTTTGTCTTCACCAGAGGATAAATTGATTGTTACTGGAAGCTTGAAACAGGAGGGTAATGGCTGTATTACTCAGGATGCCACAGATTCAACTACCTGCTCACCAAATTCAGTGGATATAGAATATCCTACAATCAATAGTGAGCAATTGCAGATTGGGCAGCCTACGGGAAGGACAAAGAAGGTGCGGTTCGTTTTGCCTCCAGAAAGTCCtcagatgacttcatcagtaagGGAGGAGCTGCAAGAGCTGGTGGATGCAAGGGAACATGGTATGACATATATACTAGGTCATTCACATATCTCTTCTCACAAGGGGTCAAATTTTCTGAAAAGGTTTACGATCAAGGTCTACAGTTTCCTTGTCAAGAATTCCCAAGAGCACACAGTGGTGCTAAACATTCCTAATGCTGCTTATGTAGAGGTTGGCATGACATACTCAATATAA